The Comamonas testosteroni genome contains the following window.
GGCGCGCTGGGCCACGGCCTGCGCGCGACGCAGATTGCGCTGGATTTGTTCGGCAGTGGGCGTCAGGCCCTGAGGGGGAAAGTTCTTGTCTGTCATGGTGGCGGTCCTTGTGTTGATCAGGCGGGAGTGCTCTGGCTCCAGGGAAAGAGGCGCTTGTGCAGCTGCTGCACGCCACCATAGAGCAGCAGGCTGCACAGCACCAGCAGTGCCAGTGCGGCAAAGGCCACGGGCACCTTGAAGGAGGAGGTGGCAAACAGAATCAGATAGCCCAGGCCTTTTTCAGCAGCCACGAACTCGGCGACCACGGCACCCACAATGGCCAGCGTGATGGATACCTTGAGGGCCGAAAACACATAGGGCACGGCAAACGGCATGCGAATCTGCCAGTACTGGCGGCTGGTGGTGGCGCGCAGCGAGCGCGACAGCTCCACCAGCTCTGCCGGCACCGAGGCCAGGCCCAGGGCCGTGGAAACTACCAGCGGAAAAAAGGCAATCAGCGTGGTGATGACCACGCGGGGCAGCAGGCCTGCACCCAGAGTGACGACGATGATAGGGGCGACGGCCACGATGGGGGTGGACTGGATCACCACCAGCCAGGGCATGATGATTTTCGAGAGCAGCTGCGAGCGCGTGATGGCGATGGCCAGCGGAATGGCCAGGGCGATCGCCAGCGCATAGCCTATCAGCGCGACCTGCAAGGTGGCCGTGACATGCTCCAGCCAGCGCTGCAGCCCCATCTCGGCAGCAGAGCG
Protein-coding sequences here:
- a CDS encoding ABC transporter permease, which produces MSALIQRHASLLVFLAVLLFWECACRLAHIPEYIFPAPSLIWRSAAEMGLQRWLEHVTATLQVALIGYALAIALAIPLAIAITRSQLLSKIIMPWLVVIQSTPIVAVAPIIVVTLGAGLLPRVVITTLIAFFPLVVSTALGLASVPAELVELSRSLRATTSRQYWQIRMPFAVPYVFSALKVSITLAIVGAVVAEFVAAEKGLGYLILFATSSFKVPVAFAALALLVLCSLLLYGGVQQLHKRLFPWSQSTPA